One part of the Lotus japonicus ecotype B-129 chromosome 2, LjGifu_v1.2 genome encodes these proteins:
- the LOC130738929 gene encoding VIN3-like protein 1 isoform X2: MTETKSTSKIIKKQDSKKVSSLSNQSSKKQHRKGENPMRFIPPPDPPSDFGHSDSWICKNSACRAVLSKDDTFCRRCSCCICHLFDDNKDPSLWLVCASESAQGDSCGLSCHIECALQHEKVGVVDHGQLMQLDGGYCCASCGKVTGILGCWKKQLTIAKDARRVDVLCYRIYLSYRLLDGTSRFKELHNIVQEAKAKLEMEVGPVDGVSSKMARGIVSRLPIASDVQKLCIQAIQKADEWLANVNPESREDSLPAACKFVFEEVTASSVKIILIEMSNVSSEDIKGYKLWYYMSREESHTEDPVCVFPKAQRRILISSLQPCTEYTFRIVSFTDVGDLGHSEAKCFTKSIEILEKDPSPPVASNHKKENLETGGNSSGSKMEPDPTIADSGFKVRDLGKILHRAWAQEQGCFEGFCCADKKNCCAKSEVIKPSNNPEEQLPSVSRGLDLNVVSVPDLNEDLTPPFESSRDEDNGCTLQQTVEADDDAASHDLEKNLARPHGSGGSQTWTQGPTGEVPAVDSRVDASRKRVASTNEDNHDCDSTLINGSPLRVPDASSSLDENFEYCVKVIRWLECKGHIKQEFRLKLLTWFSLRSTEQERRVVNTFIQTLIDDPSSLAGQLVDSFSDIISNKRPRTGLSNKAAAPN; the protein is encoded by the exons ATGACTGAAACTAAGTCCACTAGTAAGATTATCAAGAAACAAGACTCAAAAAAAGTGTCCAGTCTCAGCAATCAGTCTTCTAAGAAGCAGCATCGCAAGGGAGAAAACCCCATGCGATTCATACCTCCTCCTGACCCGCCTTCTGATTTTGGACATTCAGACTCCTGGATCTGTAAAAATTCTGCTTGCAGAGCTGTTCTATCTAAAGATGACACATTTTGTAGAAGGTGCTCTTGCTGTATTTGCCACctttttgatgataacaaggaTCCTAGTCTTTGGTTGGTATGCGCATCTGAATCTGCTCAAGGGGACTCTTGTGGGTTGTCTTGCCATATCGAGTGTGCTCTTCAACATGAAAAAGTGGGAGTTGTTGATCATGGTCAACTGATGCAACTGGATGGTGGCTATTGTTGTGCCTCCTGCGGTAAAGTTACCGGGATACTTGG ATGTTGGAAGAAGCAGTTAACTATAGCAAAAGATGCCCGTCGTGTAGATGTACTATGTTACAGGATATATTTGAGCTACAGGCTTCTGGATGGGACTTCCAGATTCAAAGAACTGCACAACATTGTACAAGAGGCAAAGGCTAAACTGGAAATGGAAGTTGGTCCAGTTGATGGGGTTTCTTCCAAGATGGCACGTGGCATTGTCAGCAGACTCCCTATTGCGAGTGATGTACAGAAACTCTGCATTCAGGCTATCCAGAAAGCTGATGAGTGGCTGGCCAATGTAAATCCAGAATCTAGAG AGGATTCACTCCCTGCTGCCTGCAAGTTTGTTTTTGAAGAGGTAACAGCTTCCTCAGTCAAAATCATTTTGATTGAAATGTCGAATGTATCTTCTGAGGACATTAAGGGATACAAGCTCTGGTATTACATGAGTAGGGAAGAATCACACACTGAAGATCCTGTCTGCGTGTTTCCGAAAGCTCAGAGGAGGATTTTGATATCCAGCCTCCAGCCTTGCACAGAATATACTTTTCGCATTGTATCTTTTACAGATGTGGGTGACCTGGGTCATTCTGAGGCCAAGTGTTTCACCAAGAGCATTGAGATATTGGAAAAAGATCCATCTCCACCAGTTGCCTCAAATCATAAAAAGGAGAACCTTGAAACTGGGGGAAATTCTTCTGGCTCCAAAATGGAGCCTGATCCCACAATCGCAGACTCCGGTTTTAAGGTTCGGGACCTTGGAAAAATTCTGCATCGTGCTTGGGCTCAAGAACAAGGTTGCTTTGAGGGGTTTTGCTGTGCTGATAAGAAAAACTGCTGTGCGAAAAGTGAAGTGATCAAACCTAGCAACAACCCAGAAGAGCAGTTGCCTTCAGTTTCACGAGGCCTTGATCTAAATGTTGTTTCAGTGCCTGATTTAAATGAAGATCTAACTCCTCCTTTTGAGTCTTCTAGGGATGAAGATAATGGCTGCACTCTGCAACAGACTGTTGAGGCAGACGACGACGCTGCTTCTCATGATCTGGAGAAAAATTTAGCAAGACCACATGGCAGTGGTGGTTCCCAAACCTGGACCCAAGGGCCAACTGGGGAAGTGCCCGCTGTTGATTCGCGTGTAGATGCCAGTAGGAAAAGGGTAGCAAGCACAAATGAAGACAACCATGATTGTGACAGCACTTTGATAAATGGATCTCCTTTGCGCGTACCTGATGCTTCATCCTCATTAGATGAGAACTTTGAGTATTGCGTGAAAGTAATCCGTTGGCTAGAATGTAAGGGTCATATCAAACAGGAATTTAGGTTGAAGTTGCTGACATGGTTTAGTTTAAGGTCAACAGAACAAGAACGTAGGGTGGTTAATACTttcattcaaactctgattgatGATCCAAGTAGTTTGGCAGGGCAACTAGTTGATTCATTTTCTGATATTATATCCAACAAGAGGCCGAGAACTGGGTTGAGTAATAAGGCTGCGGCGCCGAATTAA
- the LOC130738929 gene encoding VIN3-like protein 1 isoform X1 — protein sequence MDLEYKIPSKASGVQSLSSSVRSTPEKNGHSNDASRSSELLQEFVKSGPKKELLPTCVNKDKRNVSSKSRMTETKSTSKIIKKQDSKKVSSLSNQSSKKQHRKGENPMRFIPPPDPPSDFGHSDSWICKNSACRAVLSKDDTFCRRCSCCICHLFDDNKDPSLWLVCASESAQGDSCGLSCHIECALQHEKVGVVDHGQLMQLDGGYCCASCGKVTGILGCWKKQLTIAKDARRVDVLCYRIYLSYRLLDGTSRFKELHNIVQEAKAKLEMEVGPVDGVSSKMARGIVSRLPIASDVQKLCIQAIQKADEWLANVNPESREDSLPAACKFVFEEVTASSVKIILIEMSNVSSEDIKGYKLWYYMSREESHTEDPVCVFPKAQRRILISSLQPCTEYTFRIVSFTDVGDLGHSEAKCFTKSIEILEKDPSPPVASNHKKENLETGGNSSGSKMEPDPTIADSGFKVRDLGKILHRAWAQEQGCFEGFCCADKKNCCAKSEVIKPSNNPEEQLPSVSRGLDLNVVSVPDLNEDLTPPFESSRDEDNGCTLQQTVEADDDAASHDLEKNLARPHGSGGSQTWTQGPTGEVPAVDSRVDASRKRVASTNEDNHDCDSTLINGSPLRVPDASSSLDENFEYCVKVIRWLECKGHIKQEFRLKLLTWFSLRSTEQERRVVNTFIQTLIDDPSSLAGQLVDSFSDIISNKRPRTGLSNKAAAPN from the exons CTTCGGGTGTTCAGAGCCTTTCGTCCAGCGTACGAAGTACTCCAGAAAAAAATGGCCATTCAAATGATGCTTCAAGAAGTTCCGAACTCCTACAGGAGTTTGTGAAATCTGGTCCAAAGAAGGAACTTCTTCCTACGTGCGTTAATAAGGACAAAAGGAACGTTTCTTCAAAAAGCAGGATGACTGAAACTAAGTCCACTAGTAAGATTATCAAGAAACAAGACTCAAAAAAAGTGTCCAGTCTCAGCAATCAGTCTTCTAAGAAGCAGCATCGCAAGGGAGAAAACCCCATGCGATTCATACCTCCTCCTGACCCGCCTTCTGATTTTGGACATTCAGACTCCTGGATCTGTAAAAATTCTGCTTGCAGAGCTGTTCTATCTAAAGATGACACATTTTGTAGAAGGTGCTCTTGCTGTATTTGCCACctttttgatgataacaaggaTCCTAGTCTTTGGTTGGTATGCGCATCTGAATCTGCTCAAGGGGACTCTTGTGGGTTGTCTTGCCATATCGAGTGTGCTCTTCAACATGAAAAAGTGGGAGTTGTTGATCATGGTCAACTGATGCAACTGGATGGTGGCTATTGTTGTGCCTCCTGCGGTAAAGTTACCGGGATACTTGG ATGTTGGAAGAAGCAGTTAACTATAGCAAAAGATGCCCGTCGTGTAGATGTACTATGTTACAGGATATATTTGAGCTACAGGCTTCTGGATGGGACTTCCAGATTCAAAGAACTGCACAACATTGTACAAGAGGCAAAGGCTAAACTGGAAATGGAAGTTGGTCCAGTTGATGGGGTTTCTTCCAAGATGGCACGTGGCATTGTCAGCAGACTCCCTATTGCGAGTGATGTACAGAAACTCTGCATTCAGGCTATCCAGAAAGCTGATGAGTGGCTGGCCAATGTAAATCCAGAATCTAGAG AGGATTCACTCCCTGCTGCCTGCAAGTTTGTTTTTGAAGAGGTAACAGCTTCCTCAGTCAAAATCATTTTGATTGAAATGTCGAATGTATCTTCTGAGGACATTAAGGGATACAAGCTCTGGTATTACATGAGTAGGGAAGAATCACACACTGAAGATCCTGTCTGCGTGTTTCCGAAAGCTCAGAGGAGGATTTTGATATCCAGCCTCCAGCCTTGCACAGAATATACTTTTCGCATTGTATCTTTTACAGATGTGGGTGACCTGGGTCATTCTGAGGCCAAGTGTTTCACCAAGAGCATTGAGATATTGGAAAAAGATCCATCTCCACCAGTTGCCTCAAATCATAAAAAGGAGAACCTTGAAACTGGGGGAAATTCTTCTGGCTCCAAAATGGAGCCTGATCCCACAATCGCAGACTCCGGTTTTAAGGTTCGGGACCTTGGAAAAATTCTGCATCGTGCTTGGGCTCAAGAACAAGGTTGCTTTGAGGGGTTTTGCTGTGCTGATAAGAAAAACTGCTGTGCGAAAAGTGAAGTGATCAAACCTAGCAACAACCCAGAAGAGCAGTTGCCTTCAGTTTCACGAGGCCTTGATCTAAATGTTGTTTCAGTGCCTGATTTAAATGAAGATCTAACTCCTCCTTTTGAGTCTTCTAGGGATGAAGATAATGGCTGCACTCTGCAACAGACTGTTGAGGCAGACGACGACGCTGCTTCTCATGATCTGGAGAAAAATTTAGCAAGACCACATGGCAGTGGTGGTTCCCAAACCTGGACCCAAGGGCCAACTGGGGAAGTGCCCGCTGTTGATTCGCGTGTAGATGCCAGTAGGAAAAGGGTAGCAAGCACAAATGAAGACAACCATGATTGTGACAGCACTTTGATAAATGGATCTCCTTTGCGCGTACCTGATGCTTCATCCTCATTAGATGAGAACTTTGAGTATTGCGTGAAAGTAATCCGTTGGCTAGAATGTAAGGGTCATATCAAACAGGAATTTAGGTTGAAGTTGCTGACATGGTTTAGTTTAAGGTCAACAGAACAAGAACGTAGGGTGGTTAATACTttcattcaaactctgattgatGATCCAAGTAGTTTGGCAGGGCAACTAGTTGATTCATTTTCTGATATTATATCCAACAAGAGGCCGAGAACTGGGTTGAGTAATAAGGCTGCGGCGCCGAATTAA